Proteins encoded by one window of Pseudonocardia alni:
- a CDS encoding DUF6049 family protein: MSRVAALVAIVLTAVVALLLPAAFPAGAPQAAARDRPAQQPAQQPVAPVRLDVGTMTPRVVTSAGPDELVVTGTVTNTGPGIVDDLAVRVQRGPVLAGEAALRAALGGEAAVDDATPPFADLGPLAPGASVPFRYAVPLTGPPQSTLALPGPGTYPLLVNLNGTVDGTPSRLAGVRTMLPVSSLPGAAPPSSPVAAAPVTMLYPITDAPRRVPPLPGEPPLLTDDDLATSFADGGRLRGLVEALGSAAPAGSPTRAALCLAIDPELVATAAAMRDGYGVVTGPDESVPGRGAEAAGQWLAALTAAARGTCVIALPPSDADLVALVRGGRADLARTALDRGRRTLSTELGTTALDGVVWPADGVVDEATLDALGGGTRLLLSADGVTGTAASGRVRVGGSDATGRDGDDSALLTDPLLTEAATGPAGVEVQEGDVGGLAGQDLAGALAFRAGDAGGPLVVAPPHRWAADGPAAAGVLTALTSLIDDGRIAPTGLSTLIDGAVQAGGTQLFYPPQAGGAEIPGTVVSGVADQVRTIEALRAAAEARTGVGASPADVFDPLVTGTLRAVSSWWRGDPGRAEREETVVADRIAEIRASVRVVEPPSPYSLGTSDAPLLITVANGLPVTMNVRVVLSSTTGLRVAPIEVQAVPPRGRVQVRVSAQVTRSGVFSVDAGLLTPDGVALGPDTRLRVRSTVYGTVTVWLTAIAGGVLVVLVVRRVLRRLRPAAAAGPSGGPGPGPGSGPGTSPDVPVPPGPAPSGRVHGS; encoded by the coding sequence GTGAGCCGGGTCGCGGCCCTGGTCGCGATCGTGCTCACCGCGGTGGTGGCACTGCTCCTGCCTGCGGCGTTCCCGGCGGGCGCCCCGCAGGCCGCCGCCCGGGACCGCCCGGCGCAGCAACCGGCCCAGCAGCCCGTCGCCCCGGTCCGGCTCGACGTCGGCACGATGACCCCGCGGGTGGTCACGTCGGCGGGGCCGGACGAGCTGGTCGTCACCGGGACCGTCACCAACACCGGCCCGGGGATCGTCGACGACCTGGCCGTCCGGGTGCAGCGCGGGCCGGTGCTCGCCGGTGAGGCGGCGCTGCGGGCCGCGCTGGGCGGGGAGGCCGCGGTCGACGACGCGACGCCGCCGTTCGCCGACCTCGGCCCGCTCGCGCCGGGCGCGTCGGTCCCGTTCCGCTACGCCGTCCCGCTCACGGGGCCCCCGCAGTCGACGCTGGCGCTCCCCGGCCCGGGCACCTACCCGCTGCTGGTGAACCTCAACGGGACCGTCGACGGCACGCCGTCGCGGCTGGCCGGGGTCCGGACGATGCTGCCGGTGTCGTCGCTGCCGGGGGCCGCGCCGCCGTCGTCGCCGGTCGCCGCCGCGCCGGTGACGATGCTGTACCCGATCACCGACGCCCCGCGCCGCGTCCCGCCGCTGCCCGGCGAGCCGCCGCTGCTGACCGACGACGACCTCGCGACCTCCTTCGCCGACGGCGGCCGGCTGCGCGGCCTGGTCGAGGCGCTGGGCTCGGCCGCGCCCGCCGGGTCCCCGACCCGGGCCGCGCTCTGCCTGGCGATCGACCCCGAGCTCGTCGCCACCGCGGCCGCCATGCGCGACGGCTACGGCGTCGTCACCGGCCCCGACGAGTCCGTGCCCGGCCGCGGCGCGGAGGCGGCGGGCCAGTGGCTCGCGGCGCTGACCGCCGCCGCGCGCGGGACCTGCGTGATCGCGCTGCCGCCGTCGGACGCCGACCTCGTCGCCCTGGTCCGCGGCGGCCGGGCCGACCTCGCCCGGACCGCGCTGGACCGCGGCCGCCGGACCCTGTCCACCGAGCTGGGGACCACGGCCCTCGACGGCGTCGTGTGGCCCGCCGACGGCGTCGTCGACGAGGCGACGCTGGACGCCCTCGGCGGCGGGACCCGGCTGCTGCTCTCCGCCGACGGGGTGACCGGCACGGCGGCCTCCGGCCGGGTGCGCGTGGGCGGCTCCGACGCCACCGGCCGCGACGGCGACGACTCCGCGCTGCTCACCGACCCGCTGCTCACCGAGGCCGCGACCGGACCCGCGGGCGTCGAGGTGCAGGAGGGGGACGTGGGCGGGCTCGCCGGCCAGGACCTCGCCGGGGCGCTCGCGTTCCGGGCCGGGGACGCCGGCGGCCCGCTGGTCGTCGCACCGCCGCACCGCTGGGCCGCGGACGGGCCGGCCGCCGCCGGGGTGCTGACCGCCCTGACCTCGCTGATCGACGACGGCCGGATCGCCCCGACCGGCCTGTCCACCCTCATCGACGGCGCCGTGCAGGCGGGCGGGACGCAGCTGTTCTACCCACCGCAGGCCGGCGGCGCGGAGATCCCGGGGACGGTCGTGTCCGGGGTGGCCGACCAGGTCCGGACGATCGAGGCGCTACGGGCTGCGGCCGAGGCCCGCACCGGGGTCGGGGCCAGCCCCGCCGACGTGTTCGACCCGCTGGTGACCGGCACGCTGCGGGCGGTGTCGTCGTGGTGGCGGGGCGACCCGGGCCGCGCCGAGCGGGAGGAGACCGTCGTCGCCGACCGGATCGCCGAGATCCGCGCGTCGGTGCGTGTGGTGGAGCCGCCCAGCCCGTACTCGCTCGGAACCAGCGACGCACCGCTGCTGATCACCGTCGCCAACGGGCTGCCGGTGACGATGAACGTGCGGGTGGTGCTGTCGAGTACCACCGGGCTGCGGGTCGCCCCGATCGAGGTGCAGGCGGTCCCCCCGCGCGGCCGCGTCCAGGTGCGGGTGAGCGCCCAGGTCACCCGCTCCGGGGTGTTCAGCGTCGACGCGGGCCTGCTCACCCCCGACGGCGTCGCGCTCGGCCCGGACACCCGGCTACGGGTGCGGTCGACGGTCTACGGAACGGTCACGGTCTGGCTGACCGCGATCGCCGGCGGTGTCCTCGTGGTCCTGGTGGTCCGGCGGGTGCTGCGCCGGCTGCGTCCGGCCGCCGCAGCCGGGCCGTCCGGTGGCCCCGGGCCCGGCCCCGGGTCAGGGCCCGGCACGTCCCCGGACGTCCCCGTGCCACCGGGACCGGCGCCGTCCGGACGCGTCCACGGCTCTTGA
- a CDS encoding YqgE/AlgH family protein, which translates to MREHRATRGAALPPVTPGSLLVAAPGLGDPNFSRTVVYMIEHRPQGSLGVVLNRPGQAAVRDVLPRWAGLTSDPGTMFVGGPVEARTALCLAALRTGETGRGLGGLMPVRPPVQLVDLDSDPAPLAQRLRGLRIFAGYSGWDAGQLGGEIARGDWYVVPGLPDDLLTTVYDQLWERVLRRQGVPLALLATFPRDPAWN; encoded by the coding sequence GTGCGGGAACACCGCGCCACGCGAGGCGCCGCTCTTCCCCCGGTCACACCGGGGAGTCTGCTCGTCGCCGCCCCCGGTCTGGGCGACCCGAACTTCTCGCGGACGGTCGTCTACATGATCGAGCACCGTCCGCAGGGCAGCCTCGGGGTCGTGCTCAACCGGCCGGGCCAGGCGGCCGTACGGGACGTGCTCCCGCGGTGGGCCGGGCTCACCAGCGACCCCGGGACCATGTTCGTCGGCGGTCCGGTCGAGGCGCGCACCGCGCTCTGCCTGGCCGCCCTGCGGACCGGGGAGACCGGCCGCGGGCTCGGTGGGCTGATGCCGGTCCGGCCACCGGTGCAGCTGGTCGACCTCGACTCCGACCCGGCTCCGCTCGCGCAGCGGCTGCGCGGCCTGCGGATCTTCGCCGGGTACTCCGGCTGGGACGCGGGCCAGCTGGGCGGCGAGATCGCCCGGGGTGACTGGTACGTCGTCCCCGGCCTGCCCGACGACCTGCTGACCACCGTCTACGACCAGCTGTGGGAACGGGTGCTGCGCCGCCAGGGCGTCCCGCTGGCGCTGCTCGCCACGTTCCCGCGGGATCCCGCCTGGAACTGA
- a CDS encoding DUF427 domain-containing protein — MLFDRRPQPDPVGPGQESVWDYPRPPRAEQVPRRAELWHGGTLVAASDDLVRVLETSHPPTWYLPRTAFTDGVLVPGEHRTFCEWKGVAHYCDVRVPGVPPLTDVAWWYPRPDARYPELTDRVAVYVAPFERITLDGETVRPQPGGFYGGWVTDEVVGPFKGGPGSRGW, encoded by the coding sequence GTGCTGTTCGACCGTCGTCCCCAGCCCGATCCCGTCGGCCCCGGGCAGGAGTCGGTGTGGGACTACCCGCGCCCGCCCCGGGCGGAGCAGGTGCCCCGCCGCGCGGAGCTGTGGCACGGCGGGACGCTCGTCGCCGCGTCGGACGACCTCGTCCGGGTGCTGGAGACCAGCCACCCGCCGACCTGGTATCTGCCCCGCACCGCCTTCACCGACGGCGTGCTGGTGCCCGGCGAGCACCGCACGTTCTGCGAGTGGAAGGGCGTCGCCCACTACTGCGATGTGCGTGTCCCCGGCGTGCCGCCGCTGACCGACGTCGCCTGGTGGTACCCGCGGCCGGACGCGCGCTACCCGGAGCTGACCGACCGGGTCGCGGTCTACGTGGCGCCGTTCGAGCGGATCACCCTGGACGGGGAGACGGTCCGCCCGCAGCCCGGCGGGTTCTACGGCGGCTGGGTCACCGACGAGGTCGTCGGCCCGTTCAAGGGCGGGCCGGGCTCCCGCGGCTGGTAG
- a CDS encoding SdpI family protein produces the protein MPTTLRLLLAALLLLAGVVLVVLAVLGATGRLPRNRFAGVRTADSLRTADAFAIANRVAAPPVGAAGAIALVGGTVLLVLDRTGAAPWVLGAIALVGTVVLAGLGGAVGARAAAAVIAAQAAAPSCGGVCAGCDLVAGCRDATGTEPGSEPGARTGLTREA, from the coding sequence GTGCCCACGACGCTCCGCCTGCTCCTCGCCGCCCTGCTCCTGCTGGCCGGGGTGGTCCTCGTCGTCCTCGCCGTGCTGGGGGCGACCGGCCGGCTGCCGCGCAACCGCTTCGCCGGCGTCCGCACCGCGGACAGCCTGCGGACCGCCGACGCGTTCGCGATCGCCAACCGGGTGGCCGCGCCGCCGGTCGGCGCCGCGGGGGCGATCGCCCTGGTCGGCGGGACGGTGCTGCTGGTCCTGGACCGGACCGGCGCCGCCCCGTGGGTGCTGGGTGCGATCGCGCTGGTCGGGACGGTCGTGCTCGCCGGACTCGGGGGCGCGGTCGGGGCCCGGGCCGCGGCGGCGGTGATCGCCGCGCAGGCCGCGGCCCCGAGCTGCGGCGGGGTCTGCGCCGGCTGCGACCTGGTCGCGGGCTGCCGCGACGCGACCGGCACCGAGCCGGGCTCGGAGCCCGGGGCCCGCACCGGGCTCACCCGCGAGGCCTGA
- the leuS gene encoding leucine--tRNA ligase, whose protein sequence is MSTETTTASEQRADRPAYRYDAEMAARIERKWQDFWETEQTFHAPDPGQPGSEKPKVYLMDMFPYPSGAGLHVGHPLGFIGTDVLGRYLRMNGHNVLHPMGFDAFGLPAEQYAVQTGTHPRTTTEANIARYRQQLRQLGLGHDPRRSVSTTDIGFYRWTQWIFREIFESWYDTDADRARPISELRAEFEAGTRPTPDGRPWAELSEADRRAAVDGYRLAYISEAPVNWCPGLGTVLANEEVTPEGRSERGNFPVFRRNLKQWMMRITAYADRLADDLDRVDWPESVKAMQRNWIGRSEGARVRFAVPGSDASIEVFTTRPDTLFGATYMVLAPEHPLVSSLVPQQWPAGTDARWTGGAATPAEAVEAYRAEAARKSELDRQENKDKTGVFTGAYATNPVNGAAVPVFVADYVLMGYGTGAIMAVPAEDTRDWDFAAAFGLPHVRTVQPPPDWDGGAYTGDGPTINSANDEISLDGLGVDEAKRTIIDWLAAKGAGEGVVQYKLRDWLFSRQRYWGEPFPVVWDEHGPIALPEDKLPVVLPDVDDYSPKTYAPDDANSEPEPPLSRAHEWVAVELDLGDGPKQYRRETNTMPQWAGSCWYYLRYLDPENTERFVSAEAEKYWIGKDAARSVADPGGVDLYVGGVEHAVLHLLYSRFWHKVLFDLGHVSSEEPFRKLFNQGYIQAWAYTDARGTYVPAEEVVEVVGEDGTSAGFTWNGQPVTREYGKMGKSLKNVVTPDDMCDRYGADTFRLYEMYTGPMDASRPWSTRDVVGPQRFLQRVWRNLVDEGTGAVTVVEDAPSEEILRSLHKAIAGVREDFPALHYNTAAAKLIELNNALTKRGAPVEREVAEALVLMLAPLAPHIAEELWQKLGHEDTLTYAPFPVADERYLVADTVEYPIQVNGKVRSRVTVAADAAQEDIRAAALADEKVVAALDGAEPKKVIVVPGRLVNVVR, encoded by the coding sequence ATGAGCACCGAGACCACGACCGCGTCCGAGCAGCGTGCGGACCGACCGGCGTACCGCTACGACGCCGAGATGGCCGCCCGGATCGAGCGGAAGTGGCAGGACTTCTGGGAGACCGAGCAGACCTTCCACGCCCCCGACCCGGGGCAGCCCGGCTCGGAGAAGCCGAAGGTCTACCTGATGGACATGTTCCCCTACCCCTCCGGGGCGGGGCTGCACGTCGGGCACCCGCTGGGCTTCATCGGCACCGACGTGCTGGGCCGCTACCTGCGGATGAACGGCCACAACGTGCTGCACCCGATGGGCTTCGACGCCTTCGGGCTGCCCGCCGAGCAGTACGCCGTCCAGACCGGGACGCACCCGCGGACGACGACCGAGGCCAACATCGCCCGCTACCGGCAGCAGCTGCGCCAGCTGGGCCTGGGCCACGACCCGCGTCGCTCGGTGTCCACCACCGACATCGGGTTCTACCGCTGGACCCAGTGGATCTTCCGCGAGATCTTCGAGTCCTGGTACGACACCGACGCCGACCGCGCCCGCCCGATCTCCGAGCTGCGCGCCGAGTTCGAGGCCGGCACCCGTCCGACCCCCGACGGCCGACCCTGGGCCGAGCTGTCCGAGGCCGACCGGCGCGCCGCCGTCGACGGGTACCGGCTGGCCTACATCTCCGAGGCGCCGGTCAACTGGTGCCCCGGCCTGGGCACCGTGCTGGCGAACGAGGAGGTCACCCCCGAGGGACGCTCCGAGCGCGGCAACTTCCCCGTCTTCCGCCGCAACCTGAAGCAGTGGATGATGCGGATCACCGCCTACGCCGACCGGCTGGCCGACGACCTGGACCGGGTCGACTGGCCGGAGTCGGTCAAGGCGATGCAGCGCAACTGGATCGGCCGCTCCGAGGGCGCTCGCGTGCGCTTCGCCGTGCCGGGCTCGGACGCGTCGATCGAGGTCTTCACGACCCGCCCGGACACCCTGTTCGGCGCCACCTACATGGTGCTGGCGCCCGAGCACCCGCTGGTCTCCTCGCTGGTCCCGCAGCAGTGGCCGGCCGGTACCGACGCGCGCTGGACCGGCGGTGCCGCGACGCCGGCCGAGGCCGTCGAGGCGTACCGGGCCGAGGCCGCCCGCAAGTCCGAGCTGGACCGCCAGGAGAACAAGGACAAGACCGGTGTGTTCACCGGCGCGTACGCCACCAACCCGGTGAACGGCGCGGCCGTCCCGGTGTTCGTCGCCGACTACGTGCTGATGGGCTACGGCACCGGCGCGATCATGGCGGTGCCCGCCGAGGACACCCGGGACTGGGACTTCGCGGCCGCGTTCGGGCTGCCGCACGTGCGCACGGTGCAGCCGCCGCCGGACTGGGACGGCGGCGCGTACACCGGCGACGGCCCGACCATCAACTCCGCGAACGACGAGATCAGCCTGGACGGGCTGGGCGTCGACGAGGCCAAGCGCACGATCATCGACTGGCTGGCCGCGAAGGGCGCCGGCGAGGGCGTCGTGCAGTACAAGCTGCGCGACTGGCTGTTCTCCCGGCAGCGCTACTGGGGCGAGCCGTTCCCGGTCGTCTGGGACGAGCACGGCCCGATCGCGCTGCCCGAGGACAAGCTGCCCGTCGTCCTGCCCGACGTCGACGACTACTCGCCCAAGACCTACGCCCCGGACGATGCGAACTCCGAGCCGGAGCCGCCGCTCTCCCGGGCGCACGAGTGGGTGGCCGTCGAGCTGGACCTGGGTGACGGCCCGAAGCAGTACCGCCGCGAGACGAACACGATGCCGCAGTGGGCCGGGTCGTGCTGGTACTACCTGCGCTACCTGGACCCGGAGAACACCGAGCGGTTCGTCTCCGCCGAGGCCGAGAAGTACTGGATCGGCAAGGACGCGGCCCGGTCGGTCGCCGACCCGGGCGGCGTGGACCTGTACGTCGGCGGCGTCGAGCACGCCGTGCTGCACCTGCTGTACTCGCGGTTCTGGCACAAGGTCCTGTTCGACCTGGGCCACGTGAGCAGCGAGGAGCCGTTCCGGAAGCTGTTCAACCAGGGCTACATCCAGGCCTGGGCCTACACCGACGCCCGCGGGACCTACGTGCCCGCGGAGGAGGTCGTCGAGGTCGTCGGCGAGGACGGCACGAGCGCCGGTTTCACGTGGAACGGGCAGCCCGTCACCCGGGAGTACGGGAAGATGGGCAAGTCGCTGAAGAACGTCGTGACGCCCGACGACATGTGCGACCGCTACGGCGCCGACACCTTCCGGCTGTACGAGATGTACACCGGCCCGATGGACGCCTCGCGTCCGTGGTCGACGCGGGACGTCGTCGGCCCGCAGCGGTTCCTGCAGCGGGTGTGGCGCAACCTGGTCGACGAGGGCACCGGAGCGGTGACCGTCGTCGAGGACGCGCCGTCGGAGGAGATCCTGCGGTCGCTGCACAAGGCGATCGCCGGTGTCCGCGAGGACTTCCCGGCGCTGCACTACAACACCGCCGCCGCGAAGCTGATCGAGCTGAACAACGCGCTGACCAAGCGTGGGGCGCCGGTGGAGCGCGAGGTCGCGGAGGCGCTGGTGCTGATGCTGGCGCCACTGGCCCCGCACATCGCCGAGGAGCTGTGGCAGAAGCTGGGGCACGAGGACACGCTGACCTACGCGCCGTTCCCGGTCGCCGACGAGCGCTACCTGGTGGCGGACACCGTCGAGTACCCGATCCAGGTCAACGGCAAGGTCCGCTCGCGGGTCACCGTCGCCGCCGACGCCGCCCAGGAGGACATCCGGGCGGCCGCACTGGCCGACGAGAAGGTCGTCGCCGCGCTGGACGGGGCCGAGCCGAAGAAGGTCATCGTCGTGCCGGGGCGCCTGGTCAACGTCGTCCGGTAG
- a CDS encoding protein kinase family protein has product MSGQIGERTARTGPHPVEDDATPRPHPSLDPTDATATADAPGTAGVPADEQPTAAVPAVPAQARPTERIPPVRETAGTTAGSPLTERYVLRQRIGSDPAAGAEFWRAEDTVLRRPVGVTLLRRLPADDRSDDPEGTARAGEMIVRALRSGCFEHSGSARLLDVLAPGTHGLPADVLGAAVAEWVPGRSLAETVAEGPVRAQRAAKAVETLSAAATEAHQQGLVLGCDHPQRVRITPDGRAMLAFLLPRPSVSAADDVRGLGGILYCLLTRRWPLSVSDAARAGLVAADRTPAGRLRPASQLRPGVPLELDTLCSGALGQGDGVSRVHTAAAMHRMLADVVAEDADQAFFPPVHDGAPAEPDDVWQDSDRLPDTRNDPRRRRNLRIGLGVLAVGVLIVLGYVAVQLGMLFGGGGTPPVVVPPAASAPVQQQIPAPAAPAASSGTGTAVPDVSATVFDPVGDADNAGTVGNAVDGDPSTVWTTSRYFQPFPALKPGIGVLASFDAAEPLTGLTIDSPTAGAVVEVRSAPSAEPTLAETTLLDTVTLSSGRTTVGLDPGRPTQHVLLWITNLGPDNQTRIDDIGFRRTAP; this is encoded by the coding sequence TTGAGCGGGCAGATCGGCGAGCGCACTGCCCGGACCGGCCCCCACCCCGTCGAGGACGACGCGACCCCCCGTCCGCACCCGTCGCTCGACCCCACCGACGCCACGGCGACCGCCGACGCACCCGGGACCGCCGGAGTACCCGCCGACGAGCAGCCGACGGCCGCCGTGCCCGCGGTGCCGGCCCAGGCCCGGCCCACCGAGCGCATCCCGCCCGTCCGCGAGACCGCGGGCACCACCGCGGGCTCGCCGCTCACCGAGCGCTACGTGCTCCGTCAGCGGATCGGGTCCGACCCGGCCGCCGGGGCGGAGTTCTGGCGCGCCGAGGACACCGTGCTGCGCCGCCCGGTCGGCGTCACGCTGCTGCGCAGGCTCCCCGCCGACGACCGTTCCGACGACCCGGAGGGCACCGCCCGCGCCGGCGAGATGATCGTGCGTGCCCTGCGCTCGGGCTGCTTCGAGCACTCCGGCAGCGCCCGGCTGCTCGACGTACTGGCCCCGGGCACGCACGGCCTGCCGGCCGACGTGCTGGGCGCCGCCGTCGCCGAGTGGGTGCCCGGGCGTTCGCTGGCCGAGACCGTCGCCGAGGGCCCGGTCCGCGCGCAGCGGGCCGCCAAGGCCGTCGAGACCCTCTCGGCCGCCGCCACCGAGGCCCACCAGCAGGGCCTGGTCCTCGGCTGCGACCACCCGCAGCGCGTCCGGATCACCCCGGACGGGCGCGCCATGCTGGCGTTCCTGCTCCCGCGCCCGTCGGTGTCCGCCGCCGACGACGTCCGCGGGCTCGGCGGGATCCTCTACTGCCTACTCACCCGGCGCTGGCCGCTGTCGGTGTCCGACGCCGCCCGCGCCGGGCTCGTCGCCGCCGACCGCACGCCCGCGGGCCGGCTGCGCCCGGCGTCGCAGCTGCGTCCCGGGGTGCCGCTGGAGCTGGACACGCTGTGCAGCGGTGCGCTCGGCCAGGGCGACGGCGTCAGCCGGGTGCACACCGCCGCGGCGATGCACCGGATGCTGGCCGACGTCGTCGCCGAGGACGCCGACCAGGCCTTCTTCCCGCCGGTGCACGACGGCGCGCCCGCCGAGCCCGACGACGTGTGGCAGGACTCCGACCGGCTGCCCGACACCCGCAACGACCCCCGGCGCCGCCGCAACCTGCGGATCGGTCTCGGGGTGCTGGCCGTCGGCGTACTGATCGTGCTCGGGTACGTCGCCGTGCAGCTGGGCATGCTGTTCGGCGGCGGCGGCACCCCGCCGGTGGTCGTCCCGCCCGCGGCGAGCGCCCCGGTGCAGCAGCAGATACCCGCCCCTGCGGCCCCGGCCGCGTCGTCCGGGACGGGTACCGCGGTGCCGGACGTGTCGGCGACGGTGTTCGACCCGGTCGGCGACGCGGACAACGCCGGCACCGTCGGCAACGCCGTCGACGGCGACCCCTCCACCGTGTGGACGACGAGCCGCTACTTCCAGCCCTTCCCGGCGCTCAAGCCCGGGATCGGCGTGCTGGCCTCGTTCGACGCCGCCGAGCCGCTCACCGGGCTCACCATCGACTCGCCGACCGCGGGCGCGGTCGTGGAGGTCCGCTCGGCCCCGTCGGCCGAGCCGACGCTGGCGGAGACGACGCTGCTCGACACCGTCACCCTGTCCTCGGGACGGACGACGGTCGGCCTCGACCCGGGACGCCCCACCCAGCACGTGCTCCTGTGGATCACGAACCTCGGGCCGGACAACCAGACCCGGATCGACGACATCGGGTTCCGCCGCACCGCACCCTGA
- a CDS encoding CCA tRNA nucleotidyltransferase, which translates to MTRPTRPPAGSVPDPDELQRAQENAVVALLDVPAVADELAARFAARGHLLYLVGGSVRDAVLRGTGASTRDSGDLDFTTDARPEQILAIVRGWAEAVWDTGIAFGTVGLRRDGQTLEVTTFRADTYDGTSRNPEVRFGDTVEGDLVRRDFTVNAMAVELTGSHRRFVDPHGGFAALAQGVLDTPDTPERSFSDDPLRMLRAARFVSQLGFTPAARVTAAMTAMADELTRITAERVQAEFTKLMIGDHPRRGLELLCDTGLARHVVPEVPAMQLETDEHMQHKDVYTHSLVVMEQAIERETDGPDLTLRLAALLHDIGKPATRRKEPDGRVSFHHHEVVGAKMTRKRLRALKYPKALVDDVCQLVYLHLRFHGYGKGEWTDSAVRRYVADAGPLLERLHRLVRSDCTTRNRRRASALQRNYDGLEDRIAELRKQEELDAIRPDLDGNRIMELLGIPPGPAVGKAYRHMLALRMEQGPMDAEQAEVALRAWAAENL; encoded by the coding sequence GTGACCCGGCCGACCCGACCTCCGGCCGGATCCGTCCCGGACCCGGACGAGCTGCAGCGAGCACAGGAGAACGCCGTGGTCGCACTGCTCGACGTCCCGGCCGTCGCCGACGAGCTGGCCGCCCGTTTCGCCGCCCGCGGTCACCTGCTCTACCTCGTCGGCGGCAGCGTCCGCGACGCGGTGCTGCGCGGCACCGGCGCGTCGACCCGGGACTCCGGGGACCTCGACTTCACCACCGACGCCCGCCCCGAGCAGATCCTCGCGATCGTGCGCGGCTGGGCCGAGGCCGTCTGGGACACCGGGATCGCGTTCGGGACCGTCGGGCTGCGCCGCGACGGGCAGACCCTCGAGGTGACGACCTTCCGTGCCGACACCTACGACGGCACCTCCCGCAACCCCGAGGTCCGCTTCGGCGACACCGTCGAGGGCGACCTGGTGCGCCGCGACTTCACGGTCAACGCGATGGCGGTCGAGCTGACCGGGTCGCACCGCCGCTTCGTCGACCCGCACGGCGGGTTCGCCGCGCTGGCCCAGGGTGTCCTGGACACCCCGGACACCCCGGAGCGCTCCTTCTCCGACGACCCGCTGCGGATGCTGCGCGCCGCCCGCTTCGTCTCCCAGCTCGGGTTCACCCCCGCCGCGCGGGTCACCGCCGCGATGACGGCGATGGCCGACGAGCTGACCCGGATCACCGCCGAGCGGGTGCAGGCCGAGTTCACCAAGCTGATGATCGGCGACCACCCGCGGCGCGGCCTGGAGCTGCTCTGCGACACCGGCCTGGCCCGGCACGTCGTCCCCGAGGTCCCGGCTATGCAGCTGGAGACCGACGAGCACATGCAGCACAAGGACGTCTACACCCACTCGCTCGTCGTGATGGAGCAGGCGATCGAGCGTGAGACCGACGGGCCGGACCTCACGCTCCGCCTGGCCGCGCTGCTGCACGACATCGGCAAGCCGGCGACCCGGCGCAAGGAGCCGGACGGGCGGGTCTCGTTCCACCACCACGAGGTGGTCGGGGCGAAGATGACCCGCAAGCGGCTGCGTGCGCTCAAGTACCCGAAGGCCCTGGTCGACGACGTGTGCCAGCTCGTCTACCTGCACCTGCGGTTCCACGGCTACGGCAAGGGCGAGTGGACCGACTCGGCCGTGCGCCGCTACGTCGCCGACGCCGGCCCGCTGCTGGAGCGCCTGCACCGGCTGGTGCGCTCGGACTGCACCACCCGCAACCGGCGCCGGGCCTCGGCCCTGCAGCGCAACTACGACGGGCTGGAGGACCGGATCGCCGAGCTGCGCAAGCAGGAGGAGCTCGACGCGATCCGCCCCGACCTCGACGGCAACCGGATCATGGAGCTGCTGGGCATCCCGCCGGGCCCGGCGGTCGGGAAGGCCTACCGGCACATGCTGGCGCTGCGGATGGAGCAGGGGCCGATGGACGCCGAGCAGGCCGAGGTCGCCCTGCGGGCCTGGGCGGCCGAGAACCTCTGA
- a CDS encoding NUDIX hydrolase, translated as MSTSRGRSSAGRGAEPGREGRSARAGRAGRADRSPDRRRRLRTVDETSAGGLVVHPETGAAALIGRLDRRGRLLWSLPKGHIEAGETAEQAAVREVQEETGIIGEVLAPLGTIDFWFVAEDRRVHKTVHHYLMRALGGELCDEDVEVSEVAWVPLDELEGRLAYADERRLIRHAANLLEETA; from the coding sequence ATGTCCACCTCCCGCGGCCGCTCCTCGGCAGGGCGCGGCGCGGAACCCGGCCGTGAGGGCCGGAGCGCACGCGCCGGCCGTGCCGGGCGCGCCGACCGGTCCCCGGACCGCCGTCGCCGGCTGCGCACGGTGGACGAGACGTCCGCCGGTGGGCTCGTCGTGCACCCCGAGACCGGCGCCGCCGCGCTGATCGGCCGGCTGGACCGCCGGGGCAGGCTGCTGTGGTCGCTCCCGAAGGGCCACATCGAGGCCGGTGAGACCGCGGAGCAGGCCGCGGTGCGCGAGGTGCAGGAGGAGACCGGCATCATCGGTGAGGTGCTGGCTCCCCTGGGCACCATCGACTTCTGGTTCGTCGCCGAGGACCGGCGCGTCCACAAGACGGTCCACCACTACCTGATGCGCGCACTCGGCGGCGAGCTCTGCGACGAGGACGTCGAGGTCTCCGAGGTGGCCTGGGTGCCGCTCGACGAGCTCGAGGGCCGCCTCGCCTACGCCGACGAGCGTCGGCTGATCCGGCACGCGGCCAACCTGCTGGAGGAGACGGCGTGA